A part of Oncorhynchus clarkii lewisi isolate Uvic-CL-2024 chromosome 17, UVic_Ocla_1.0, whole genome shotgun sequence genomic DNA contains:
- the LOC139370545 gene encoding catalase-like: MDEDRGKATDQLKLWKEGRSAQRPDNLTTGAGHPIGDKLNIITAGPRGPLLVQDTPFIDEMAHFDRERIPERVVHAKGGGAFGYFEVTHDISRYCKAKVFEHVGKTTPIAIRFSTVAGESGSADTVRDPRGFAVKFYTDEGNWDLTGNNTPIFFIRDAMLFPSFVHSQKRNPQTHLKDPDMVWDFWSLRPECMHQVSFLFSDRGLPDGFRHMNGYGSHTFKLVNAERQPVYCKFHYKTNQGIKNLKPEDAELLASTDPDYAIRDLYTSIANGKFPSWSFYIQVMTFDQAEKFQWNPFDLTKVWSHKEYPLIPVGRLVLNRNPANYFAEIEQLAFDPSNMPPGIEPSPDKMLQGRLFSYPDTHRHRLGTNYLQLPVNCPFRTRVANYQRDGPMCMFDNQAGAPNYFPNSFSAPEAQRQHVETRFKVSPDVGRYNSADDDNVTQVRTFFTEVLNEEERQRLCQNMAGALKGAQVFIQKRWVQNLMAVHADYGNGVQTLLKNTEPTKDTVRVYTRGGASTIAASKM, encoded by the exons ATGGACGAGGATAGAGGGAAAGCAACCGACCAACTGAAGCTATGGAAAGAGGGCCGAAGCGCTCAG AGGCCAGACAACCTGACCACTGGGGCTGGTCACCCGATAGGGGACAAGTTGAATATAATAACAGCGGGTCCCCGGGGGCCCCTCCTAGTGCAGGACACCCCGTTCATAGACGAGATGGCCCACTTTGACCGCGAGCGCATCCCAGAGAGGGTGGTGCATGCCAAGGGAGGCG GAGCTTTTGGGTACTTTGAGGTGACACATGACATCTCTCGCTACTGCAAGGCCAAGGTGTTTGAGCATGTGGGCAAGACCACACCTATCGCCATTCGCTTTTCCACCGTGG CTGGGGAATCAGGCTCAGCTGACACAGTGCGAGACCCACGTGGCTTTGCAGTCAAGTTCTACACTGACGAGGGCAACTGGGACCTTACTGGCAACAACACCCCCATCTTCTTTATCAGGGACGCCATGCTG TTCCCATCCTTCGTCCACTCTCAGAAGCGCAACCCCCAGACTCACCTGAAGGACCCAGACATGGTGTGGGATTTCTGGAGCCTGCGGCCTGAGTGTATGCATCAG GTGTCCTTCCTGTTCAGTGACCGTGGTCTGCCCGACGGCTTCCGCCACATGAATGGCTATGGATCCCACACCTTCAAGCTGGTCAACGCCGAGCGTCAGCCCGTCTACTGCAAGTTCCACTACAAG aCCAACCAGGGTATCAAGAACTTGAAGCCTGAGGATGCCGAGCTCCTGGCCTCCACCGACCCGGACTACGCCATCCGAGACCTTTACACCTCCATCGCCAACGGCAAATTCCCCTCCTGGTCATTCTACATCCAGGTCATGACCTTTGACCAGGCTGAGAAGTTCCAGTGGAACCCCTTTGACCTGACCAAG GTGTGGTCTCACAAGGAGTACCCCCTCATTCCCGTGGGGAGGTTGGTGCTCAACAGAAACCCTGCCAACTACTTTGCTGAGATCGAGCAGCTGGCCTTTGACCCCAGCAATATGCCCCCTGGCATCGAGCCCAGCCCTGACAAGATGCTGCAGGGGCGTCTGTTCTCCTACCCAGACACACACCGCCACCGGCTGGGAACCAACTACCTGCAGCTGCCCGTCAACTGCCCCTTCAGGACCCGTGTGGCCAACTATCAGCGAGACGGGCCTATGTGCATGTTCGACAACCAGGCTGGCGCTCCCAACTACTTCCCCAACAGCTTCAGTGCTCCAGAGGCCCAGCGACAGCACGTGGAAACCAGGTTTAAGGTGTCCCCAGATGTGGGCCGCTACAACAGCGCTGACGATGATAATGTCACACAG GTGCGTACCTTCTTCACCGAGGTGCTGAATGAGGAGGAGCGCCAGAGGCTCTGTCAGAACATGGCTGGTGCCCTGAAGGGAGCCCAAGTCTTCATCCAGAAACGCTGG GTTCAGAATCTGATGGCTGTGCATGCAGACTATGGGAACGGGGTTCAGACCCTACTCAAAAACACTGAGCCCACGAAG gACACTGTGAGAGTTTACACCCGTGGAGGTGCCTCTACCATCGCTGCCTCCAAGATGTGA